A genomic region of Exiguobacterium sp. Helios contains the following coding sequences:
- a CDS encoding GNAT family N-acetyltransferase: MITLIKPTIRLEPEYLEYLLEWQESGESIVPSVVSKTFLPLEIFLEEQEQEERIAPANWVTHSTYWLYDGGTIVGAVNFRHDLNDQLQQVGGHIGYGIRPSERNKGYATEGLRQALGVAKERGLSSVLITCSSENAASGRVILANGGQEIESFIKEDGTTVRRFVIPL; this comes from the coding sequence ATGATTACGTTGATCAAACCAACGATACGCTTAGAACCGGAGTACCTCGAGTATTTGTTAGAATGGCAAGAATCCGGTGAATCCATCGTTCCGAGCGTCGTCAGTAAAACCTTCTTACCATTGGAAATTTTTTTAGAAGAACAGGAACAGGAGGAACGGATCGCGCCCGCTAATTGGGTGACCCATTCGACGTATTGGTTATATGACGGGGGAACGATCGTCGGGGCAGTAAATTTCCGACATGATTTAAACGATCAATTGCAACAAGTCGGCGGTCATATCGGATACGGGATTCGACCGAGTGAGCGGAACAAGGGATACGCGACAGAAGGATTACGCCAAGCACTGGGCGTGGCAAAGGAGCGGGGACTTAGCTCGGTCTTGATCACCTGCAGTTCAGAGAATGCCGCATCCGGCCGTGTAATCCTGGCAAACGGCGGTCAAGAGATTGAATCCTTTATCAAAGAAGACGGGACAACGGTCCGGCGTTTCGTCATTCCGTTATGA
- a CDS encoding NAD-dependent epimerase/dehydratase family protein produces the protein MRKVLIFGGTRYFGRRLALRLTESGDDVTIVTRGEHTPPVAKGLTFFKGDRTSSSTMKDLGSQNWDIIYDNICFNPYQAKLAVDAFEGKVGRYILTSTMSVYEQGGTNVSERSYNPFPGKYDLEKEHDYGEGKRQAESYFFQRATFPVIAVRFPVVLGPDDYTERLVFHVKRALADQPIVAENLYAKVGYISSYEAAAFLEWCGRSTMTGPINAASDGVLSIQDLMDKIDHVAGTTSRFETAGEEPSPLAPAHDFYMDTTAAKQAGYIFQHVDDWLDRLIEEEVRNHK, from the coding sequence ATGCGAAAGGTACTGATTTTCGGTGGAACACGCTACTTTGGTCGACGGTTGGCATTACGGCTCACGGAATCGGGGGATGATGTGACGATTGTCACGCGTGGGGAACATACGCCGCCTGTCGCGAAGGGCTTGACATTTTTTAAAGGGGACCGGACATCAAGCAGTACAATGAAGGATCTTGGAAGTCAAAACTGGGATATCATCTATGACAATATCTGCTTTAATCCGTATCAGGCGAAGCTTGCTGTTGATGCATTCGAGGGGAAAGTCGGTCGTTACATTCTGACGTCGACGATGTCGGTCTATGAGCAGGGCGGGACAAATGTTTCCGAACGGTCCTATAATCCGTTTCCCGGGAAATACGACCTCGAAAAAGAACATGATTACGGCGAAGGAAAGCGTCAGGCGGAAAGTTATTTCTTCCAACGGGCGACTTTCCCCGTCATTGCCGTCCGTTTCCCGGTTGTCCTCGGACCGGATGATTACACGGAACGGCTGGTCTTTCATGTCAAACGCGCTTTGGCCGATCAGCCGATCGTTGCTGAAAACTTGTATGCGAAGGTGGGGTACATCTCAAGTTATGAAGCTGCAGCCTTCCTTGAATGGTGCGGCCGTTCGACAATGACCGGACCGATAAATGCCGCGAGTGACGGCGTGTTGTCGATTCAAGATTTGATGGATAAAATTGATCACGTGGCAGGAACGACATCGCGTTTTGAGACGGCAGGCGAAGAGCCGTCACCGCTTGCACCGGCACATGATTTCTATATGGATACGACAGCAGCCAAGCAGGCCGGTTATATCTTCCAACATGTCGACGACTGGCTCGATCGACTGATTGAAGAGGAGGTCCGTAACCACAAATGA
- a CDS encoding iron-sulfur cluster assembly accessory protein codes for MIHLTEAAALQVKEMMLQAPDDEQNLRMLVQGGGCSGLSYGMGFDSEKETDLTFEQHGVKVIVDQKDYPVVKGLEVDYKQSMLGGGFTITNPNAIATCGCGTSFRTATNAGTPGGC; via the coding sequence ATGATTCATTTAACAGAAGCGGCCGCACTCCAAGTCAAAGAGATGATGTTGCAGGCGCCGGACGATGAACAAAATCTGCGCATGCTCGTTCAAGGTGGCGGATGCAGTGGTCTCTCCTACGGCATGGGCTTTGACAGTGAAAAAGAAACGGACTTAACTTTTGAGCAACACGGGGTTAAAGTCATCGTTGATCAAAAAGATTATCCGGTCGTCAAGGGACTGGAAGTAGACTATAAACAATCGATGCTCGGCGGCGGATTCACGATTACGAATCCGAATGCGATCGCGACATGCGGTTGCGGGACGTCGTTCCGGACGGCTACAAATGCCGGGACACCCGGTGGTTGCTAA
- a CDS encoding ECF transporter S component, protein MKRTQKMVTLSMLGSISFVLMLLNFPLPFLPNYLKIDFSDVPALIAAIMFSPVAGVIVEALKNVLYYIFRGSGVPVGELANFAAGVAFILPVSWFYHKKKSTKGLATGLVAGTITMALGLAILNYILILPAYAWFFGMDYMLDPAVKWTTITAGILPFNIIKAMFISALFIPLFLKLKPWMTRRQQTV, encoded by the coding sequence ATGAAACGCACACAAAAAATGGTCACATTATCCATGTTAGGTTCAATTTCGTTTGTTCTTATGCTACTGAATTTCCCGCTTCCTTTTTTACCGAACTACTTGAAGATCGACTTCAGTGACGTTCCTGCTTTGATTGCTGCCATCATGTTCTCACCGGTAGCCGGCGTCATCGTCGAAGCACTCAAAAACGTCCTGTACTACATCTTCCGCGGAAGTGGTGTTCCGGTCGGTGAACTTGCCAATTTCGCAGCTGGCGTTGCTTTCATTCTTCCGGTCAGTTGGTTCTACCATAAAAAGAAATCTACAAAAGGTCTTGCAACCGGTCTTGTCGCTGGTACAATCACGATGGCACTCGGTCTTGCAATCCTCAACTATATCTTGATTCTTCCAGCGTACGCTTGGTTCTTCGGTATGGACTACATGCTTGACCCTGCCGTCAAGTGGACGACGATCACGGCTGGTATTCTGCCGTTTAACATCATCAAGGCGATGTTCATCTCAGCACTCTTCATTCCGCTGTTCCTGAAACTGAAGCCATGGATGACGCGCCGTCAACAAACTGTCTAA
- a CDS encoding YuzB family protein encodes MNPIIEFCISNLATGTQVVMQQLERDPNVDVVEYGCLGYCGICSLDHFCLVDGETVVGETPEELLEKIYQKIEENEL; translated from the coding sequence GTGAATCCGATTATTGAATTTTGTATCAGTAACTTAGCGACAGGGACCCAGGTCGTCATGCAACAACTCGAACGGGACCCGAATGTCGATGTTGTCGAATATGGTTGTCTTGGTTATTGCGGCATCTGCTCCCTCGATCATTTCTGTCTGGTTGACGGGGAAACCGTTGTCGGCGAGACGCCGGAAGAACTGCTTGAAAAGATTTATCAGAAAATCGAAGAGAATGAACTTTAA
- a CDS encoding NAD(P)/FAD-dependent oxidoreductase, with translation MKQLVVLGGGYGGMRICERFKDEDVAVTLVDRLPYHALKTEYYALAAGTLSDRDVRIAFPEGEHLSYKYGHVIKISPETNSVHLQDGTELFYDDLVIALGCEDKYHNIPGAQEFTYSIQTLEESRKTQQAICGLSPGAVVSIVGAGLSGVELASELHESRKDLKIRLFDRGPSVLSFLSDKVSTYVQEWFEEHDVEVINNSNVTFVTADDVQNGDDAYPSNLTIWTAGTQPVKVVRDLGFEADSGGRIKLTEHHHVPEHENVFVIGDCASLPYAPSGQLAEHQADQVVDVLQAKWAGKKLPKLPEIKLRGMLGSLGKSDGFGIVMGKQALTGKVPRLLKSGVLWKHKKIK, from the coding sequence ATGAAGCAACTAGTTGTTTTAGGTGGCGGATATGGCGGTATGCGGATCTGTGAACGATTCAAGGATGAGGACGTGGCTGTGACGCTCGTCGATCGTTTACCATATCACGCGTTAAAAACAGAATACTATGCACTTGCTGCCGGAACATTATCGGACCGGGATGTCCGGATTGCGTTTCCGGAAGGAGAACATCTCTCATATAAGTATGGACATGTCATCAAGATTTCACCCGAGACGAACTCCGTCCATCTGCAAGACGGTACGGAACTTTTTTATGATGATTTAGTCATCGCGTTAGGGTGTGAAGATAAATACCATAACATACCGGGCGCACAAGAGTTTACGTACAGCATCCAGACACTTGAAGAGTCGCGCAAAACACAACAAGCGATTTGCGGACTTTCTCCCGGTGCGGTTGTCTCAATCGTCGGAGCCGGTCTATCCGGAGTCGAACTTGCCAGTGAACTGCACGAAAGCCGGAAAGATTTAAAAATCCGCTTATTTGACCGCGGACCGTCTGTCTTGTCGTTCCTTTCGGATAAGGTCTCGACCTACGTCCAGGAGTGGTTCGAGGAGCATGATGTCGAGGTCATCAATAACTCCAACGTCACATTCGTCACGGCAGATGATGTTCAAAACGGTGATGATGCCTATCCATCGAATTTGACGATTTGGACGGCCGGGACACAACCGGTCAAAGTCGTCCGTGATCTCGGTTTTGAAGCCGACAGCGGCGGACGGATCAAGCTGACGGAACACCACCATGTGCCGGAACATGAAAATGTGTTTGTCATCGGGGATTGCGCCAGCCTGCCGTACGCACCAAGCGGTCAGCTCGCCGAACATCAAGCCGATCAAGTCGTCGATGTCCTGCAGGCGAAATGGGCTGGAAAGAAGTTACCGAAACTGCCGGAGATCAAGTTACGTGGGATGCTCGGGTCACTCGGAAAATCAGATGGTTTCGGAATCGTCATGGGGAAACAAGCCTTGACAGGAAAAGTTCCGCGTCTTCTGAAGTCCGGTGTCCTTTGGAAACACAAAAAGATTAAATAA
- a CDS encoding DUF1462 family protein: MEIKVYGAAKTCPSCVGAPSSEETYSWLQAVLGRKYGTALTFEYVDFEDEPFEDEWVTALKDDVYFYPLVLLDGEMVDEGYVQLKKITQAIDQRIEKTAPK; the protein is encoded by the coding sequence ATGGAAATCAAGGTATACGGGGCTGCGAAGACTTGTCCGAGCTGTGTCGGAGCACCGAGTTCCGAAGAGACGTACAGCTGGCTGCAAGCCGTTCTCGGACGAAAATACGGGACGGCATTAACATTTGAATACGTCGATTTTGAAGATGAACCGTTTGAAGATGAGTGGGTGACAGCCTTAAAGGACGATGTCTATTTTTATCCGCTCGTCCTGCTCGATGGTGAAATGGTTGATGAAGGATACGTTCAACTGAAGAAAATCACCCAAGCGATTGATCAAAGAATCGAAAAAACGGCGCCGAAATGA
- a CDS encoding NifU family protein: protein MEMFDQVNEVLEKLRPFLLRDGGDVELVDVEDGIVKLRLMGACGSCPSSTITLKAGIERALLEEVAGVVEVEQVF from the coding sequence ATGGAAATGTTTGATCAAGTAAACGAAGTACTCGAAAAATTGCGTCCGTTCCTTCTTCGTGACGGAGGAGACGTTGAACTCGTAGATGTAGAAGATGGTATCGTCAAACTCCGTTTGATGGGTGCTTGCGGCAGCTGTCCAAGTTCAACAATCACACTGAAGGCTGGTATCGAACGTGCCCTGCTTGAAGAAGTAGCCGGCGTCGTTGAAGTCGAACAAGTTTTCTAA
- a CDS encoding TIGR01457 family HAD-type hydrolase — translation MKAQGYLFDLDGTMYNGTEPVKEAVDFVNRLQEEGVPYLFVTNNASMTAEAVAEKLRGMGVHSNAEHVLTSAMATGRYIAELDPGAKVYAIGEGGLIDALERQGLQVVADQHADYVVIGLDRQITYEKLAVGALAIRSGARFISTNGDIAIPTERGFLPGNGALTSVLRVTTEKEPFYIGKPEPVMVNIAAEMIGLAKEDLIMVGDNYHTDILFGINGGIRTMHVNSGVHTPVFIQGQDAQPTYMVDTLAEWIL, via the coding sequence ATGAAAGCACAAGGATATTTATTTGATTTAGACGGTACGATGTATAACGGGACAGAACCGGTCAAAGAAGCAGTCGATTTCGTGAACCGGTTGCAGGAAGAAGGCGTACCGTATCTGTTCGTCACGAACAATGCTTCGATGACGGCAGAAGCGGTCGCGGAAAAATTACGCGGCATGGGTGTCCACTCGAACGCGGAACACGTCTTAACAAGTGCGATGGCGACAGGTCGCTACATCGCAGAACTCGATCCGGGTGCGAAGGTCTATGCAATCGGAGAAGGCGGGCTGATTGATGCTCTTGAGCGTCAAGGCTTACAGGTCGTCGCAGACCAGCATGCCGACTATGTCGTCATCGGTCTTGACCGTCAGATTACGTATGAGAAGTTAGCGGTCGGAGCCCTCGCGATTCGGAGCGGAGCCCGTTTTATCTCGACGAACGGAGATATCGCGATTCCGACAGAACGCGGATTCTTACCGGGGAACGGCGCATTAACATCTGTTTTACGCGTGACGACAGAAAAAGAACCGTTTTATATCGGGAAACCGGAACCGGTCATGGTCAATATCGCAGCAGAAATGATTGGACTTGCGAAAGAAGACCTCATCATGGTCGGGGACAACTACCATACGGACATCTTGTTCGGCATCAATGGTGGCATCCGGACGATGCATGTCAATTCCGGCGTCCATACACCGGTCTTCATTCAAGGACAAGACGCGCAACCGACCTATATGGTCGATACGCTGGCGGAATGGATTCTCTAA
- a CDS encoding DUF86 domain-containing protein: protein MYFVNREKIEQTVVCFETALRQSKELTGDALTVSLAWERIGFLVIESIIDIGNSMIDGFIMRDPGSYEDIVMILEDERVIDASLATSLKRIVALRTRIVREFTTSSTAEIRTVLFEEETQLRRFPDAVRHYLETELGPVSAFLPNEE from the coding sequence GTGTATTTTGTAAATCGTGAAAAGATTGAACAAACCGTTGTTTGTTTTGAAACGGCATTGCGTCAAAGCAAAGAGTTAACGGGGGATGCTTTGACAGTTTCACTTGCGTGGGAACGGATCGGGTTTTTAGTGATTGAAAGTATCATCGATATCGGGAACAGTATGATTGATGGTTTCATCATGCGTGATCCGGGAAGTTATGAAGATATCGTCATGATTTTAGAAGATGAACGGGTCATCGATGCGTCACTTGCGACGAGCTTAAAACGGATCGTTGCATTGCGGACACGAATCGTCCGTGAATTTACGACATCGAGTACGGCAGAGATCCGGACTGTTCTTTTTGAGGAAGAAACGCAATTGCGTCGTTTTCCGGACGCCGTCCGACATTATTTAGAGACAGAACTCGGACCCGTCTCTGCATTTTTACCAAATGAGGAGTGA
- the glpX gene encoding class II fructose-bisphosphatase, whose translation MERELALEIVRATEAAALASAKWIGRGKKNEADDAATTAMREVLNTVNMAGTVVIGEGELDEAPMLFIGEKVGTSNGPIVDIAVDPLEGTNIVAKGLGNAMVVIAVADQGALLHAPDMYMDKLTVGPNLKGHVSLDDPLEFIIQKAAELNHKRIEDVTVIMQDRPRHDHFREAAMRVGARVRLFEDGDVSAGIAPLSPSTGIDIFIGTGGAPEGVITAAAVKAMGGDMQARLHPMNEEETARVIRMGLADPLQLLTLDDLIKSDDCIFAATGVTTGEMLDGVRFLTDDIVETTSLVMRSKTRTIRKVIAEHSLSRKPYLQKVPQTL comes from the coding sequence ATGGAACGCGAATTAGCACTAGAAATCGTCCGAGCAACAGAAGCAGCTGCACTGGCATCCGCCAAATGGATTGGCCGGGGGAAAAAGAACGAAGCCGATGATGCGGCAACAACGGCCATGCGCGAAGTCTTAAACACAGTCAACATGGCAGGAACGGTCGTCATCGGTGAAGGAGAACTCGACGAAGCACCGATGTTATTCATCGGCGAAAAAGTCGGGACGTCAAACGGACCAATCGTCGATATCGCAGTCGATCCACTCGAAGGGACGAACATCGTTGCCAAAGGTCTCGGTAATGCGATGGTCGTCATCGCGGTCGCCGATCAAGGTGCCTTGTTACACGCACCGGATATGTATATGGATAAACTGACCGTCGGACCGAACTTAAAAGGCCATGTCTCACTTGACGATCCGCTTGAATTCATCATTCAAAAAGCAGCGGAATTGAATCATAAACGGATTGAAGACGTCACCGTCATCATGCAGGACCGTCCACGCCATGACCACTTCCGGGAAGCCGCGATGCGTGTCGGTGCCCGTGTCCGTCTGTTTGAAGACGGCGATGTGTCAGCAGGAATCGCTCCGCTTTCGCCATCGACAGGAATCGATATCTTCATCGGAACCGGTGGGGCACCGGAAGGCGTCATCACGGCAGCGGCCGTCAAGGCGATGGGGGGCGACATGCAGGCCCGTCTGCACCCGATGAATGAGGAAGAAACGGCACGTGTCATCCGGATGGGTCTTGCCGATCCGCTGCAATTGTTGACACTCGATGACCTGATTAAAAGTGACGACTGCATCTTTGCTGCAACCGGCGTCACAACCGGCGAAATGCTCGACGGAGTCCGTTTCTTGACCGATGATATCGTTGAGACGACATCACTCGTCATGCGCTCAAAAACACGGACAATCCGGAAAGTCATCGCAGAACACAGCCTTTCACGTAAACCGTACTTGCAAAAGGTTCCCCAAACCCTTTAA
- a CDS encoding DUF3055 domain-containing protein, translating to MMQERDFLYDDVEQTKTRFVCWIGETSRFDLAITHSEHFFGKILVLNLLSNRFAIIGTDDFDEPGYIAHAFDLEDEAADELEGYLRDYIGL from the coding sequence ATGATGCAAGAACGTGATTTTTTATATGATGACGTCGAACAGACGAAAACCCGATTCGTTTGCTGGATCGGAGAGACGAGCCGGTTTGATTTAGCGATCACCCATTCCGAACATTTTTTCGGAAAGATTTTAGTGTTGAATCTCTTATCGAACCGGTTTGCCATCATCGGTACGGATGACTTTGATGAACCCGGCTATATCGCTCATGCCTTTGATTTAGAGGATGAAGCGGCGGATGAACTTGAAGGATACTTACGCGACTATATCGGTCTGTAA
- a CDS encoding general stress protein, which yields MRIVGIYHSVPEVVSAVHDLRVAGVVSTDLKVIAHDRYDLEQIEELADLNNHQTSTRLSQEEHMNLWQEIKGIFKKDSAGSSHSDVLEASGLTKDDVNRANKAAEEGQFVLLVGDEADQHSERKAHDESDNTNVFSGPNTLNERNDRLL from the coding sequence ATGAGAATCGTCGGAATCTACCATTCAGTACCAGAAGTCGTCAGTGCTGTTCATGATTTACGTGTCGCAGGTGTTGTATCAACGGATTTAAAAGTCATTGCCCATGATCGATATGATTTGGAACAAATCGAGGAATTGGCAGATTTGAATAATCATCAAACATCAACACGTCTGTCGCAAGAAGAACACATGAATCTGTGGCAGGAGATCAAAGGGATCTTTAAAAAAGACAGTGCCGGTTCTTCACACAGTGATGTTCTCGAAGCAAGCGGCTTGACGAAAGATGATGTCAACCGTGCCAACAAAGCAGCGGAAGAGGGACAATTCGTCTTACTCGTCGGCGACGAAGCGGATCAACATTCTGAACGTAAAGCCCACGATGAATCAGATAATACCAACGTCTTTAGCGGTCCTAACACACTCAATGAGCGGAACGACCGGTTACTGTAA
- a CDS encoding YutD family protein: MIQVNRERYEIVEEKREGFHEEAFIGRFSDVLEKYDYIVGDWGHGQLRLRGFYEDNHEKATFDTKISHVADYLYEYCNFGCAYFIVKRMEFVEGEEAPPRFDGSSANTLKLKRKFSAAKEETEEEQ, from the coding sequence ATGATACAAGTCAATCGTGAAAGATATGAAATCGTCGAAGAAAAACGGGAAGGATTCCACGAAGAAGCCTTCATCGGCCGCTTTAGCGATGTGCTCGAAAAATATGACTACATCGTCGGAGACTGGGGACACGGACAATTGCGGCTCCGTGGTTTCTATGAAGATAACCATGAAAAAGCAACGTTCGATACAAAAATCTCCCATGTGGCGGATTATTTGTACGAATACTGCAATTTCGGCTGTGCCTATTTTATCGTCAAACGGATGGAATTCGTAGAAGGAGAAGAAGCACCACCTCGCTTCGACGGATCTTCAGCGAATACGTTAAAACTGAAACGGAAGTTTTCGGCGGCGAAAGAAGAGACGGAAGAAGAGCAGTAA
- the lipA gene encoding lipoyl synthase: MRSVFTDKGGNRFMGRREIQRKPEWLKIKLNTNETYTELKSMMREKKLHTVCEEAKCPNIHECWAVRRTATFMILGSICTRACRFCAVTTGRPNELDLEEPKRVAESVRLMNLKHAVITAVARDDLNDFGAGVYAETVREVRRMNPETSIEVLPSDMGGNFEALQTLIEAKPDIMNHNIETVRRLTPTVRAKATYDRTLEFLRRSKELAPEIPTKSSLMLGLGETWEEILQTMDDLRANDVDIMTIGQYLQPTKKHLDVIKYYTPQEFAELKQIALGKGFSHCEAGPLVRSSYHADEQVNAAKKNKVALPID; the protein is encoded by the coding sequence ATCAGGTCAGTTTTTACGGATAAAGGGGGAAACCGATTCATGGGACGCAGAGAGATACAACGTAAACCAGAATGGCTGAAAATCAAGCTGAACACGAATGAGACTTACACAGAACTCAAAAGTATGATGCGTGAAAAAAAGCTTCACACGGTATGTGAGGAAGCGAAATGTCCGAACATTCACGAGTGTTGGGCTGTGCGCAGGACGGCGACATTCATGATTCTTGGAAGCATCTGTACACGTGCCTGCCGTTTTTGTGCCGTGACGACAGGACGTCCAAATGAACTTGACTTAGAAGAACCGAAACGCGTTGCGGAATCCGTTCGTCTGATGAATCTGAAGCATGCTGTCATCACAGCAGTTGCGCGTGATGACTTAAATGATTTCGGGGCAGGGGTATATGCAGAGACGGTACGGGAAGTCCGTCGCATGAACCCGGAAACATCAATTGAAGTCTTACCGTCCGACATGGGTGGGAACTTCGAAGCGTTGCAGACGCTGATCGAAGCCAAGCCGGACATCATGAACCATAACATTGAGACAGTTCGTCGTCTGACACCGACCGTCCGGGCGAAAGCAACATACGATCGGACACTTGAATTCCTGCGCCGTTCCAAAGAACTGGCTCCTGAAATTCCGACGAAATCGAGTCTGATGTTAGGTCTTGGGGAGACATGGGAAGAAATCTTACAGACGATGGATGACTTACGGGCGAATGATGTCGACATCATGACGATTGGTCAATATCTCCAACCGACGAAAAAGCACTTGGATGTCATCAAGTACTACACGCCGCAAGAGTTTGCCGAACTCAAGCAGATTGCGCTCGGAAAAGGGTTCTCGCATTGTGAAGCCGGTCCGCTTGTCCGTTCGTCTTATCACGCCGACGAACAGGTCAATGCTGCGAAAAAAAATAAAGTTGCTCTACCGATTGATTGA
- a CDS encoding bifunctional UDP-sugar hydrolase/5'-nucleotidase, translating to MKLHVIHYNDLHSHFDMWPRYMSFMKEHRTYDSLVFDLGDHADRVAPATEATQGKINTHLLNELDPTAVTIGNNEGITFPHEWLAELYSDATFPVLVSNLSAPFAKAGMIQELPTGKVGIFGLTAPYYELYDLLGWSIENPLEAAAREIEALRDQVDVLICLSHLGFYQDEELAERFPELDLIIGAHTHHVLDDGVVKNGVLIAQAGKYGQYAGEIYLNTDTGEKEAVLHALEAYPADEATTVLLDKEQYLAERQMKQPIGRTSGLANDWFNPSPFTQLLADTMRDWCQADLACVPAGMLLGSLSPGPVSSYDLHRLCPHPINPCKVTMTGVELKQFITEVDTNRFEQLKVRGLGFRGKLMGKMHYAGNRQHLDDAKHYTVVLPDMFTFGPLFPKIKEMPKEYFMPELLRDLLFDRLSEKSEFGELPIRKH from the coding sequence GTGAAGTTACACGTCATTCATTATAACGATCTGCATTCACACTTTGATATGTGGCCTCGCTATATGTCGTTTATGAAAGAACACCGGACATATGACTCCCTCGTCTTTGACTTGGGGGACCATGCCGACCGGGTTGCACCAGCAACGGAAGCGACACAAGGAAAAATCAATACGCACCTGTTAAACGAACTTGACCCTACAGCAGTCACAATCGGAAACAATGAAGGCATCACATTTCCGCATGAATGGCTGGCGGAACTATACAGCGATGCGACGTTCCCGGTTCTAGTCTCGAACTTGTCGGCTCCGTTCGCCAAAGCCGGGATGATTCAGGAATTACCGACAGGAAAAGTCGGCATCTTTGGGCTGACGGCGCCGTATTATGAATTGTACGATTTACTCGGTTGGTCGATTGAAAATCCACTTGAAGCAGCTGCCCGCGAAATCGAAGCCTTGCGGGATCAGGTCGATGTACTGATCTGTCTCAGTCATCTCGGTTTTTATCAGGACGAAGAGCTGGCGGAACGGTTCCCGGAGCTTGATTTGATCATCGGAGCGCATACGCATCACGTCCTCGATGACGGGGTCGTCAAAAACGGTGTGTTGATTGCCCAGGCTGGAAAGTATGGTCAGTACGCAGGGGAAATCTACTTAAACACGGATACAGGCGAAAAAGAGGCGGTCCTGCATGCGCTTGAAGCGTATCCGGCAGACGAGGCGACAACGGTCTTACTCGATAAAGAACAGTATTTAGCAGAACGTCAGATGAAACAACCGATTGGCCGGACATCAGGTCTAGCGAATGACTGGTTTAATCCATCACCGTTTACACAGCTGCTTGCCGATACGATGCGGGACTGGTGTCAGGCGGATCTTGCCTGTGTGCCGGCCGGTATGCTTCTTGGTTCATTGTCCCCGGGACCGGTTTCGTCTTACGATTTACACCGGCTTTGTCCGCATCCGATCAATCCGTGTAAAGTGACGATGACGGGGGTTGAATTAAAACAATTCATCACCGAAGTCGATACGAACCGCTTTGAACAGTTAAAAGTCCGCGGACTCGGCTTCCGGGGAAAGCTGATGGGCAAGATGCATTATGCCGGAAACCGGCAACATCTGGACGATGCGAAACATTACACCGTGGTCCTTCCGGATATGTTTACATTTGGTCCTTTATTTCCAAAAATTAAAGAAATGCCGAAAGAATATTTCATGCCGGAATTGTTACGGGATCTGCTCTTTGATCGCCTATCGGAGAAGTCAGAATTTGGTGAATTACCCATCCGCAAACACTGA